Proteins found in one Mangifera indica cultivar Alphonso chromosome 15, CATAS_Mindica_2.1, whole genome shotgun sequence genomic segment:
- the LOC123197349 gene encoding RAB11-binding protein RELCH homolog isoform X1: MDVERSSLCNCVVNFLLEEKYLLTAFELLQELLEDGRDDQAIRLREFFSDSAQFPPNLISRFNSLRVADPQSLLEEKLALEEKLAISDYELRLAQEDITKLKTDIDKKIDLPKNNLNESVAADNVNHETDFQWKKSDACLSDLGPLKDNERRDLNFAIKEYLLLAGYRLTTMTFYEEVTDQNLDVWDNTPACVPDALRHYYYQYLSSTSQAAEEKIAILRENESLLKANESSKIEKESLLKKKEVSNGQISVLTKSLEVLHKELKDRENLVQDLRKALEHQRKELYDCRAEIAALKMHIEVSRSLQNLVATDVDVVQSQPFEKYKEEIKVLQMEIERLKEKSTNAPDSVVSAYSESMQTEEKVVEVDENKTVISHPVSLVKSEEAQSFATRSFDDNSIKLTKDVLRESMTNPSYENNALANIQSIPKQNDEPPPEDSGLNLKSGSLSSEADKAGLGTIHILADALPKIVPYVLINHREELLPLIMCAIECHPDGSMRDSLTHTLFNLIKRPDEQQRKIIMDACVTLAKNVGEMRTEMELLPQCWEQINHMYEERRLLVAQSCGQLAEFVRPEIRDSLILSIVQQLIEDAATVVREAAARNLAMLLPLFRNLDKYFKVEDLMFQLTGDLSGVVVETTLKELVPAVIKWGNKLDHILTVLLSNILSSAQHCPALSGVEGSMESQLRVLGDRDHWKIEVLLRMLVELLPFVRQNAIETCPFSSASLARGAFPSTLLELYAGGHVDWPAFEWMHANCFPDLILLACMLPQKEDNLRNRVTKFLLAVSEQFGDSYLTYLMLPVFLVAVGDNADLTYFPLTIHSRIKCKGFGICDGTISDHGMFSNPYLNAGLRPKTVVAEKLATMCVLPLLLAGVLGSPSKRDQLEDYLRKLLVEGTMKENHSLKHSAEINYAVRFLCTFEEYHGVVFNILWEMVVSSNSDMKINAANLLKVIVPYTDAKVASTHVLPALVTLGSEQDLDVKYASIDAFGAVAQHFKNDTIVDKIRVQMDAFLEDGSQEATVAVVRALVVAVPQTTDRLRDYLLSKIFHLSAMPTSSTDLMHRRERANAFCESIRALDASDLSVTSVQDFLLPAIQNLLKDPDALDPAHKEALEIILKERTGVSYDTISKATGAHLGIASSVTSFFGEGGLLGKKEIAGLLPPPLEPVEPPATNTVPSLPAEDTRFRRIMRRSLTDMLRGKTKTAEDK, translated from the exons TTGCAGATCCACAGAGTTTACTGGAAGAGAAATTAGCGCTCGAAGAGAAATTAGCAATTAGTGATTATGAACTCCGTTTAGCACAAGAGGACATTACAAAATTAAAGACTGATATAGACAAGAAGATTGATTTACCGAAGAATAATTTAAATG AGTCAGTTGCTGCTGACAATGTGAATCATGAAACTGACTTTCAATGGAAGAAGAGCGATGCTTGTTTGTCTGATTTGGGTCCTTTGAAGGATAATGAACGTAGAGATCTTAATTTTGCTATAAAGGAATATTTACTTCTAGCAGGATACCGGCTTACAACAATGACTTTTTATGAAGAG GTTACAGACCAAAACTTAGATGTTTGGGACAACACACCTGCATGTGTACCAGATGCCTTACggcattattattatcaatatctTTCATCCACTTCACAGGCTGCTGAG GAGAAAATTGCTATACTTCGAGAAAATGAATCATTGCTAAAAGCGAATGAGAGTTCGAAAATAGAAAAGGAGAgcttattgaaaaaaaaagaagtttccAATGGCCAAATAAGTGTATTAACCAAGTCATTAGAAGTGCTTCATAAGGAACTTAAGGACAGGGAGAACTTG GTGCAAGATTTGAGGAAAGCTTTGGAGCACCAACGGAAGGAACTTTATGATTGCAGAGCTGAAATCGCTGCACTCAAAATGCACATTGAAGTATCCCGTTCTTTGCAGAATTTGGTAGCTACTGATGTTGATGTTGTCCAATCTCAGccctttgaaaaatacaaagaaGAGATAAAAGTTTTGCAGATGGAAATTGAAAGACTAAAGGAAAAAAGTACAAATGCTCCTGACTCTGTAGTTTCTGCATATTCCGAGTCTATGCAGACTGAAGAAAAAGTAGTTGAAGTGGATGAAAACAAAACTGTAATCTCTCACCCAGTTAGTTTGGTTAAAAGTGAAGAAGCTCAGTCATTCGCAACTCGTAGCTTTGATGATAACAGTATTAAACTAACTAAGGATGTTTTACGAGAGTCAATGACAAATCCTTCATATGAAAATAATGCTTTAGCAAACATTCAAAGTATTCCCAAACAGAATGATGAGCCACCTCCAGAAGACAGTGGGCTCAATCTGAAATCAGGCAGTCTTAGCAGTGAAGCTGACAAAGCG GGTTTAGGAACCATTCACATCCTTGCAGATGCCTTGCCCAAGATTGTTCCCTATGTCCTAATAAACCATCGAGAG GAGCTTCTTCCTCTGATAATGTGTGCGATTGAGTGCCATCCAGATGGCAGCATGCGAGATTCCCTAACCCACACACtgtttaatttgatcaaacGTCCAGATGAACAgcagagaaaaattattatggaT GCTTGTGTTACCCTTGCTAAGAACGTTGGAGAGATGAGAACAGAAATGGAATTGCTTCCACAGTGTTGGGAACAG ATAAACCACATGTATGAAGAACGTCGGTTGCTTGTTGCACAATCATGTGGACAGCTTGCAGAATTTGTCCGGCCTGAGATTCGTGATTCTCTTATTTTGTCTATTGTGCAACAACTAATAGAAGATGCAGCGACTGTTGTCCGAGAGGCTGCTGCTCGTAATCTGGCTATGCTGCTTCCACTCTTTCGGAATTTGGACAAATATTTCAAG GTGGAGGATTTGATGTTCCAATTGACTGGCGATCTATCTGGAGTGGTGGTAGAAACAACACTTAAAGAACTAGTTCCTGCAGTGATAAAATGGGGAAACAAATTGGACCATATTTTGACTGTGTTACTTTCTAACATCTTGAGCTCTGCTCAG CATTGTCCAGCTCTTTCTGGGGTTGAAGGGTCTATGGAGTCACAGCTGCGTGTTTTAGGTGATAGAGACCACTGGAAAATTGAAGTTCTACTGAGAATGCTGGTAGAATTGCTTCCTTTTGTGCGGCAGAATGCAATCGAGACGTGCCCATTTTCGTCTGCTTCATTGGCACGGGGAGCTTTTCCTAGTACCTTGCTTGAATTATATGCAGG GGGACATGTTGACTGGCCGGCATTTGAATGGATGCATGCCAACTGCTTTCCTGATTTAATACTGCTGGCCTGCATGCTACCTCAGAAAGAAGATAATTTGAGGAACCGAGTTACTAAG TTTTTGTTGGCTGTGTCTGAACAATTTGGGGATTCTTACCTAACGTACTTAATGCTGCCTGTATTCTTGGTAGCAGTCGGGGATAATGCAGATTTGACATATTTTCctttaaccattcattcaagaATCAAATGTAAGGGATTCGGTATTTGTGATGGTACTATTTCTGATCATGGTATGTTCTCTAATCCTTATTTGAATGCAGGTCTGAGACCGAAAACTGTTGTGGCTGAGAAACTTGCTACTATGTGTGTGCTGCCACTTCTCTTGGCTGGTGTTTTAGGTTCTCCCAGCAAACGTGATCAATTAGAGGACTACTTGAGAAAGCTGTTAGTTGAAGGCACCATGAAAGAGAATCATTCACTGAAGCACAGTGCTGAGATTAATTATGCTGTCCGCTTCCTCTG CACATTTGAAGAATATCATGGTGtggtatttaatattttatgggaAATGGTTGTCAGCTCCAACTCGGATATGAAAATCAATGCTGCCAATCTTTTGAAAGTCATT GTACCGTATACTGATGCAAAAGTTGCTTCTACTCATGTTCTTCCTGCATTAGTTACTCTTGGGTCTGAGCAAGACCTGGATGTGAAGTATGCAAGCATAGATGCATTTGGAGCTGTGGCACAACATTTCAAAAATGACaca ATTGTTGATAAGATACGAGTTCAAATGGATGCCTTTCTTGAAGATGGATCCCAGGAGGCAACTGTTGCTGTGGTCCGTGCATTGGTCGTGGCAGTACCACAAACAACAGATAGACTCAGAGATT ATTTGTTGTCCAAGATTTTCCATCTTTCAGCAATGCCAACTTCTTCAACTGATCTGATGCATCGTCGCGAGAGAGCTAATGCTTTCTGTGAATCAATTCGTGCTTTGGATGCTTCAG ATCTTTCTGTGACTAGTGTCCAGGACTTCCTGTTACCAGCCATACAAAACCTGTTAAAGGATCCCGATGCACTGGACCCGGCACATAAAGAAGCCCTTGAAATAATACTGAAAGAAAGGACTGGTGTAAGTTATGACACTATCAGTAAGGCCACGGGTGCTCATCTTGGGATTGCATCATCTGTTACCAGCTTCTTCGGTGAAGGCGGacttctgggcaagaaagaaattGCAGGGCTGCTACCACCACCTCTTGAGCCAGTTGAGCCACCAGCCACAAACACTGTGCCATCTCTTCCGGCCGAGGACACTAGATTCAGGCGAATCATGAGGAGAAGTTTGACAGATATGCTAAGGGGCAAAACAAAGACCGCAGAAGACAAGTAA
- the LOC123197349 gene encoding RAB11-binding protein RELCH homolog isoform X2, with the protein MDVERSSLCNCVVNFLLEEKYLLTAFELLQELLEDGRDDQAIRLREFFSDSAQFPPNLISRFNSLRVADPQSLLEEKLALEEKLAISDYELRLAQEDITKLKTDIDKKIDLPKNNLNVAADNVNHETDFQWKKSDACLSDLGPLKDNERRDLNFAIKEYLLLAGYRLTTMTFYEEVTDQNLDVWDNTPACVPDALRHYYYQYLSSTSQAAEEKIAILRENESLLKANESSKIEKESLLKKKEVSNGQISVLTKSLEVLHKELKDRENLVQDLRKALEHQRKELYDCRAEIAALKMHIEVSRSLQNLVATDVDVVQSQPFEKYKEEIKVLQMEIERLKEKSTNAPDSVVSAYSESMQTEEKVVEVDENKTVISHPVSLVKSEEAQSFATRSFDDNSIKLTKDVLRESMTNPSYENNALANIQSIPKQNDEPPPEDSGLNLKSGSLSSEADKAGLGTIHILADALPKIVPYVLINHREELLPLIMCAIECHPDGSMRDSLTHTLFNLIKRPDEQQRKIIMDACVTLAKNVGEMRTEMELLPQCWEQINHMYEERRLLVAQSCGQLAEFVRPEIRDSLILSIVQQLIEDAATVVREAAARNLAMLLPLFRNLDKYFKVEDLMFQLTGDLSGVVVETTLKELVPAVIKWGNKLDHILTVLLSNILSSAQHCPALSGVEGSMESQLRVLGDRDHWKIEVLLRMLVELLPFVRQNAIETCPFSSASLARGAFPSTLLELYAGGHVDWPAFEWMHANCFPDLILLACMLPQKEDNLRNRVTKFLLAVSEQFGDSYLTYLMLPVFLVAVGDNADLTYFPLTIHSRIKCKGFGICDGTISDHGMFSNPYLNAGLRPKTVVAEKLATMCVLPLLLAGVLGSPSKRDQLEDYLRKLLVEGTMKENHSLKHSAEINYAVRFLCTFEEYHGVVFNILWEMVVSSNSDMKINAANLLKVIVPYTDAKVASTHVLPALVTLGSEQDLDVKYASIDAFGAVAQHFKNDTIVDKIRVQMDAFLEDGSQEATVAVVRALVVAVPQTTDRLRDYLLSKIFHLSAMPTSSTDLMHRRERANAFCESIRALDASDLSVTSVQDFLLPAIQNLLKDPDALDPAHKEALEIILKERTGVSYDTISKATGAHLGIASSVTSFFGEGGLLGKKEIAGLLPPPLEPVEPPATNTVPSLPAEDTRFRRIMRRSLTDMLRGKTKTAEDK; encoded by the exons TTGCAGATCCACAGAGTTTACTGGAAGAGAAATTAGCGCTCGAAGAGAAATTAGCAATTAGTGATTATGAACTCCGTTTAGCACAAGAGGACATTACAAAATTAAAGACTGATATAGACAAGAAGATTGATTTACCGAAGAATAATTTAAATG TTGCTGCTGACAATGTGAATCATGAAACTGACTTTCAATGGAAGAAGAGCGATGCTTGTTTGTCTGATTTGGGTCCTTTGAAGGATAATGAACGTAGAGATCTTAATTTTGCTATAAAGGAATATTTACTTCTAGCAGGATACCGGCTTACAACAATGACTTTTTATGAAGAG GTTACAGACCAAAACTTAGATGTTTGGGACAACACACCTGCATGTGTACCAGATGCCTTACggcattattattatcaatatctTTCATCCACTTCACAGGCTGCTGAG GAGAAAATTGCTATACTTCGAGAAAATGAATCATTGCTAAAAGCGAATGAGAGTTCGAAAATAGAAAAGGAGAgcttattgaaaaaaaaagaagtttccAATGGCCAAATAAGTGTATTAACCAAGTCATTAGAAGTGCTTCATAAGGAACTTAAGGACAGGGAGAACTTG GTGCAAGATTTGAGGAAAGCTTTGGAGCACCAACGGAAGGAACTTTATGATTGCAGAGCTGAAATCGCTGCACTCAAAATGCACATTGAAGTATCCCGTTCTTTGCAGAATTTGGTAGCTACTGATGTTGATGTTGTCCAATCTCAGccctttgaaaaatacaaagaaGAGATAAAAGTTTTGCAGATGGAAATTGAAAGACTAAAGGAAAAAAGTACAAATGCTCCTGACTCTGTAGTTTCTGCATATTCCGAGTCTATGCAGACTGAAGAAAAAGTAGTTGAAGTGGATGAAAACAAAACTGTAATCTCTCACCCAGTTAGTTTGGTTAAAAGTGAAGAAGCTCAGTCATTCGCAACTCGTAGCTTTGATGATAACAGTATTAAACTAACTAAGGATGTTTTACGAGAGTCAATGACAAATCCTTCATATGAAAATAATGCTTTAGCAAACATTCAAAGTATTCCCAAACAGAATGATGAGCCACCTCCAGAAGACAGTGGGCTCAATCTGAAATCAGGCAGTCTTAGCAGTGAAGCTGACAAAGCG GGTTTAGGAACCATTCACATCCTTGCAGATGCCTTGCCCAAGATTGTTCCCTATGTCCTAATAAACCATCGAGAG GAGCTTCTTCCTCTGATAATGTGTGCGATTGAGTGCCATCCAGATGGCAGCATGCGAGATTCCCTAACCCACACACtgtttaatttgatcaaacGTCCAGATGAACAgcagagaaaaattattatggaT GCTTGTGTTACCCTTGCTAAGAACGTTGGAGAGATGAGAACAGAAATGGAATTGCTTCCACAGTGTTGGGAACAG ATAAACCACATGTATGAAGAACGTCGGTTGCTTGTTGCACAATCATGTGGACAGCTTGCAGAATTTGTCCGGCCTGAGATTCGTGATTCTCTTATTTTGTCTATTGTGCAACAACTAATAGAAGATGCAGCGACTGTTGTCCGAGAGGCTGCTGCTCGTAATCTGGCTATGCTGCTTCCACTCTTTCGGAATTTGGACAAATATTTCAAG GTGGAGGATTTGATGTTCCAATTGACTGGCGATCTATCTGGAGTGGTGGTAGAAACAACACTTAAAGAACTAGTTCCTGCAGTGATAAAATGGGGAAACAAATTGGACCATATTTTGACTGTGTTACTTTCTAACATCTTGAGCTCTGCTCAG CATTGTCCAGCTCTTTCTGGGGTTGAAGGGTCTATGGAGTCACAGCTGCGTGTTTTAGGTGATAGAGACCACTGGAAAATTGAAGTTCTACTGAGAATGCTGGTAGAATTGCTTCCTTTTGTGCGGCAGAATGCAATCGAGACGTGCCCATTTTCGTCTGCTTCATTGGCACGGGGAGCTTTTCCTAGTACCTTGCTTGAATTATATGCAGG GGGACATGTTGACTGGCCGGCATTTGAATGGATGCATGCCAACTGCTTTCCTGATTTAATACTGCTGGCCTGCATGCTACCTCAGAAAGAAGATAATTTGAGGAACCGAGTTACTAAG TTTTTGTTGGCTGTGTCTGAACAATTTGGGGATTCTTACCTAACGTACTTAATGCTGCCTGTATTCTTGGTAGCAGTCGGGGATAATGCAGATTTGACATATTTTCctttaaccattcattcaagaATCAAATGTAAGGGATTCGGTATTTGTGATGGTACTATTTCTGATCATGGTATGTTCTCTAATCCTTATTTGAATGCAGGTCTGAGACCGAAAACTGTTGTGGCTGAGAAACTTGCTACTATGTGTGTGCTGCCACTTCTCTTGGCTGGTGTTTTAGGTTCTCCCAGCAAACGTGATCAATTAGAGGACTACTTGAGAAAGCTGTTAGTTGAAGGCACCATGAAAGAGAATCATTCACTGAAGCACAGTGCTGAGATTAATTATGCTGTCCGCTTCCTCTG CACATTTGAAGAATATCATGGTGtggtatttaatattttatgggaAATGGTTGTCAGCTCCAACTCGGATATGAAAATCAATGCTGCCAATCTTTTGAAAGTCATT GTACCGTATACTGATGCAAAAGTTGCTTCTACTCATGTTCTTCCTGCATTAGTTACTCTTGGGTCTGAGCAAGACCTGGATGTGAAGTATGCAAGCATAGATGCATTTGGAGCTGTGGCACAACATTTCAAAAATGACaca ATTGTTGATAAGATACGAGTTCAAATGGATGCCTTTCTTGAAGATGGATCCCAGGAGGCAACTGTTGCTGTGGTCCGTGCATTGGTCGTGGCAGTACCACAAACAACAGATAGACTCAGAGATT ATTTGTTGTCCAAGATTTTCCATCTTTCAGCAATGCCAACTTCTTCAACTGATCTGATGCATCGTCGCGAGAGAGCTAATGCTTTCTGTGAATCAATTCGTGCTTTGGATGCTTCAG ATCTTTCTGTGACTAGTGTCCAGGACTTCCTGTTACCAGCCATACAAAACCTGTTAAAGGATCCCGATGCACTGGACCCGGCACATAAAGAAGCCCTTGAAATAATACTGAAAGAAAGGACTGGTGTAAGTTATGACACTATCAGTAAGGCCACGGGTGCTCATCTTGGGATTGCATCATCTGTTACCAGCTTCTTCGGTGAAGGCGGacttctgggcaagaaagaaattGCAGGGCTGCTACCACCACCTCTTGAGCCAGTTGAGCCACCAGCCACAAACACTGTGCCATCTCTTCCGGCCGAGGACACTAGATTCAGGCGAATCATGAGGAGAAGTTTGACAGATATGCTAAGGGGCAAAACAAAGACCGCAGAAGACAAGTAA
- the LOC123197349 gene encoding RAB11-binding protein RELCH homolog isoform X3, translating to MDVERSSLCNCVVNFLLEEKYLLTAFELLQELLEDGRDDQAIRLREFFSDSAQFPPNLISRFNSLRVADPQSLLEEKLALEEKLAISDYELRLAQEDITKLKTDIDKKIDLPKNNLNESVAADNVNHETDFQWKKSDACLSDLGPLKDNERRDLNFAIKEYLLLAGYRLTTMTFYEEVTDQNLDVWDNTPACVPDALRHYYYQYLSSTSQAAEEKIAILRENESLLKANESSKIEKESLLKKKEVSNGQISVLTKSLEVLHKELKDRENLVQDLRKALEHQRKELYDCRAEIAALKMHIEVSRSLQNLVATDVDVVQSQPFEKYKEEIKVLQMEIERLKEKSTNAPDSVVSAYSESMQTEEKVVEVDENKTVISHPVSLVKSEEAQSFATRSFDDNSIKLTKDVLRESMTNPSYENNALANIQSIPKQNDEPPPEDSGLNLKSGSLSSEADKAGLGTIHILADALPKIVPYVLINHREELLPLIMCAIECHPDGSMRDSLTHTLFNLIKRPDEQQRKIIMDACVTLAKNVGEMRTEMELLPQCWEQINHMYEERRLLVAQSCGQLAEFVRPEIRDSLILSIVQQLIEDAATVVREAAARNLAMLLPLFRNLDKYFKVEDLMFQLTGDLSGVVVETTLKELVPAVIKWGNKLDHILTVLLSNILSSAQHCPALSGVEGSMESQLRVLGDRDHWKIEVLLRMLVELLPFVRQNAIETCPFSSASLARGAFPSTLLELYAGGHVDWPAFEWMHANCFPDLILLACMLPQKEDNLRNRVTKFLLAVSEQFGDSYLTYLMLPVFLVAVGDNADLTYFPLTIHSRIKCLRPKTVVAEKLATMCVLPLLLAGVLGSPSKRDQLEDYLRKLLVEGTMKENHSLKHSAEINYAVRFLCTFEEYHGVVFNILWEMVVSSNSDMKINAANLLKVIVPYTDAKVASTHVLPALVTLGSEQDLDVKYASIDAFGAVAQHFKNDTIVDKIRVQMDAFLEDGSQEATVAVVRALVVAVPQTTDRLRDYLLSKIFHLSAMPTSSTDLMHRRERANAFCESIRALDASDLSVTSVQDFLLPAIQNLLKDPDALDPAHKEALEIILKERTGVSYDTISKATGAHLGIASSVTSFFGEGGLLGKKEIAGLLPPPLEPVEPPATNTVPSLPAEDTRFRRIMRRSLTDMLRGKTKTAEDK from the exons TTGCAGATCCACAGAGTTTACTGGAAGAGAAATTAGCGCTCGAAGAGAAATTAGCAATTAGTGATTATGAACTCCGTTTAGCACAAGAGGACATTACAAAATTAAAGACTGATATAGACAAGAAGATTGATTTACCGAAGAATAATTTAAATG AGTCAGTTGCTGCTGACAATGTGAATCATGAAACTGACTTTCAATGGAAGAAGAGCGATGCTTGTTTGTCTGATTTGGGTCCTTTGAAGGATAATGAACGTAGAGATCTTAATTTTGCTATAAAGGAATATTTACTTCTAGCAGGATACCGGCTTACAACAATGACTTTTTATGAAGAG GTTACAGACCAAAACTTAGATGTTTGGGACAACACACCTGCATGTGTACCAGATGCCTTACggcattattattatcaatatctTTCATCCACTTCACAGGCTGCTGAG GAGAAAATTGCTATACTTCGAGAAAATGAATCATTGCTAAAAGCGAATGAGAGTTCGAAAATAGAAAAGGAGAgcttattgaaaaaaaaagaagtttccAATGGCCAAATAAGTGTATTAACCAAGTCATTAGAAGTGCTTCATAAGGAACTTAAGGACAGGGAGAACTTG GTGCAAGATTTGAGGAAAGCTTTGGAGCACCAACGGAAGGAACTTTATGATTGCAGAGCTGAAATCGCTGCACTCAAAATGCACATTGAAGTATCCCGTTCTTTGCAGAATTTGGTAGCTACTGATGTTGATGTTGTCCAATCTCAGccctttgaaaaatacaaagaaGAGATAAAAGTTTTGCAGATGGAAATTGAAAGACTAAAGGAAAAAAGTACAAATGCTCCTGACTCTGTAGTTTCTGCATATTCCGAGTCTATGCAGACTGAAGAAAAAGTAGTTGAAGTGGATGAAAACAAAACTGTAATCTCTCACCCAGTTAGTTTGGTTAAAAGTGAAGAAGCTCAGTCATTCGCAACTCGTAGCTTTGATGATAACAGTATTAAACTAACTAAGGATGTTTTACGAGAGTCAATGACAAATCCTTCATATGAAAATAATGCTTTAGCAAACATTCAAAGTATTCCCAAACAGAATGATGAGCCACCTCCAGAAGACAGTGGGCTCAATCTGAAATCAGGCAGTCTTAGCAGTGAAGCTGACAAAGCG GGTTTAGGAACCATTCACATCCTTGCAGATGCCTTGCCCAAGATTGTTCCCTATGTCCTAATAAACCATCGAGAG GAGCTTCTTCCTCTGATAATGTGTGCGATTGAGTGCCATCCAGATGGCAGCATGCGAGATTCCCTAACCCACACACtgtttaatttgatcaaacGTCCAGATGAACAgcagagaaaaattattatggaT GCTTGTGTTACCCTTGCTAAGAACGTTGGAGAGATGAGAACAGAAATGGAATTGCTTCCACAGTGTTGGGAACAG ATAAACCACATGTATGAAGAACGTCGGTTGCTTGTTGCACAATCATGTGGACAGCTTGCAGAATTTGTCCGGCCTGAGATTCGTGATTCTCTTATTTTGTCTATTGTGCAACAACTAATAGAAGATGCAGCGACTGTTGTCCGAGAGGCTGCTGCTCGTAATCTGGCTATGCTGCTTCCACTCTTTCGGAATTTGGACAAATATTTCAAG GTGGAGGATTTGATGTTCCAATTGACTGGCGATCTATCTGGAGTGGTGGTAGAAACAACACTTAAAGAACTAGTTCCTGCAGTGATAAAATGGGGAAACAAATTGGACCATATTTTGACTGTGTTACTTTCTAACATCTTGAGCTCTGCTCAG CATTGTCCAGCTCTTTCTGGGGTTGAAGGGTCTATGGAGTCACAGCTGCGTGTTTTAGGTGATAGAGACCACTGGAAAATTGAAGTTCTACTGAGAATGCTGGTAGAATTGCTTCCTTTTGTGCGGCAGAATGCAATCGAGACGTGCCCATTTTCGTCTGCTTCATTGGCACGGGGAGCTTTTCCTAGTACCTTGCTTGAATTATATGCAGG GGGACATGTTGACTGGCCGGCATTTGAATGGATGCATGCCAACTGCTTTCCTGATTTAATACTGCTGGCCTGCATGCTACCTCAGAAAGAAGATAATTTGAGGAACCGAGTTACTAAG TTTTTGTTGGCTGTGTCTGAACAATTTGGGGATTCTTACCTAACGTACTTAATGCTGCCTGTATTCTTGGTAGCAGTCGGGGATAATGCAGATTTGACATATTTTCctttaaccattcattcaagaATCAAAT GTCTGAGACCGAAAACTGTTGTGGCTGAGAAACTTGCTACTATGTGTGTGCTGCCACTTCTCTTGGCTGGTGTTTTAGGTTCTCCCAGCAAACGTGATCAATTAGAGGACTACTTGAGAAAGCTGTTAGTTGAAGGCACCATGAAAGAGAATCATTCACTGAAGCACAGTGCTGAGATTAATTATGCTGTCCGCTTCCTCTG CACATTTGAAGAATATCATGGTGtggtatttaatattttatgggaAATGGTTGTCAGCTCCAACTCGGATATGAAAATCAATGCTGCCAATCTTTTGAAAGTCATT GTACCGTATACTGATGCAAAAGTTGCTTCTACTCATGTTCTTCCTGCATTAGTTACTCTTGGGTCTGAGCAAGACCTGGATGTGAAGTATGCAAGCATAGATGCATTTGGAGCTGTGGCACAACATTTCAAAAATGACaca ATTGTTGATAAGATACGAGTTCAAATGGATGCCTTTCTTGAAGATGGATCCCAGGAGGCAACTGTTGCTGTGGTCCGTGCATTGGTCGTGGCAGTACCACAAACAACAGATAGACTCAGAGATT ATTTGTTGTCCAAGATTTTCCATCTTTCAGCAATGCCAACTTCTTCAACTGATCTGATGCATCGTCGCGAGAGAGCTAATGCTTTCTGTGAATCAATTCGTGCTTTGGATGCTTCAG ATCTTTCTGTGACTAGTGTCCAGGACTTCCTGTTACCAGCCATACAAAACCTGTTAAAGGATCCCGATGCACTGGACCCGGCACATAAAGAAGCCCTTGAAATAATACTGAAAGAAAGGACTGGTGTAAGTTATGACACTATCAGTAAGGCCACGGGTGCTCATCTTGGGATTGCATCATCTGTTACCAGCTTCTTCGGTGAAGGCGGacttctgggcaagaaagaaattGCAGGGCTGCTACCACCACCTCTTGAGCCAGTTGAGCCACCAGCCACAAACACTGTGCCATCTCTTCCGGCCGAGGACACTAGATTCAGGCGAATCATGAGGAGAAGTTTGACAGATATGCTAAGGGGCAAAACAAAGACCGCAGAAGACAAGTAA